In Neptuniibacter halophilus, the genomic stretch GTAAGACCGATCAACAAAGTCGAGGTCATCCGATTGATAAAAATTGTTGGAGTAAATGGAAACGCAAGCCCCGCCCACCAGTGTCACATCAATACCCTGCTCTGCCAGATGCGAAGCGATCAGCCCTGCCAGATCCCGGGCAATGATTCCGGGATGGATGACATCCCGTTTACCCATCAGTTGCGACCCTTGTTAACGGTTTTTCCGGCTTGCGCGGGCGGCGGCGATTGTTGAGCAAAGCGTCCCTGAGCTCTTCCGGATAAAACTCCAGTACACGGTTAATCATGGCCTTCAATTCTTTAAGGTAAACACACCTTGGGTTAAGTGCATATACTCTGGATCGCCCCACATAACGGCTGTAGAGAACCCCTGCCGTTTCGAGCTTCTCTGCCTGTTTCTGAATAGGTGTCAGGGGAGCATCAAAGAACGCAGCAATCTGGCGTGGATAACCCTCATTCCGCGCCACCAGAAACACCAGCACACGTTCTTTATTTATATTGCCCAACAGCGCTTCTAACATATTGCTTACTCACTACACAGAGATTTGGGGTGAAAAGTAAATTCAGCCAAACGACCTATTAAAAGGCTCATATGAACTTATAATAGATTCATATGATCTAAAAAGAAAATCAAAAGACCGTTTCAGATGCCTGTGCAGCACCGGAAGCGCTTCTACTTTCCGGCAAACAGGGATGTTCAAATATCGGCTCAGGCGTTACTCTCAGGAATCCATTATTGAGTAGCCAGCAACTGTTTGTCTGATGCGCCGTCTTCCTCCTCTGAATCCACTTCGCGCCTTTGAAGCCGCAGCCCGCCACCAGCACTTTGGTCAGGCCGCTGATGAGCTGTGTGTAACGGTCAGCGCTGTAAGTCATCAGGTAAAAGCGCTGGAAGATCACCTCGGTGTGAAACTGTTTGCAAAACAGGGCCGCACCGTCAGCCTCACAACGGCC encodes the following:
- a CDS encoding winged helix-turn-helix domain-containing protein, whose protein sequence is MLEALLGNINKERVLVFLVARNEGYPRQIAAFFDAPLTPIQKQAEKLETAGVLYSRYVGRSRVYALNPRCVYLKELKAMINRVLEFYPEELRDALLNNRRRPRKPEKPLTRVATDG